ATATTCCGTCAGGCTGTATCCTAAAATTATTGTTTTATTATCGCTTGCCGCTGCTTAATTGACAACTCTCTCAATACCTTACAAAGTCTCTGCCGTAATAGCTTTATTTCAACTACTTCGGCTACATCGATATGATCCGTTTGTGATTCAAAACAACTTTCAATATTTTCATGATTAACATATCACTGTTTCTTTTTAATCATATTCCATACAGCTGTATTTAACACGACTTTCAACGTATCCAGAACATACTATAACCCCAATAACAATATTCTAAAATATGAATTGCAGCCTCCTAAAACGAAAGCGTCAAGAAGAATAATAAACGTAACCGAAAAGACAATTAAAGAATCGGAAATACATCGTTCTAAACAAAACAAATTTAAAATGTTGAATCGAGATAGATGGCATAATAAAGATTTTGTTTTTTTGTTGAACGTTATCCTGGTTATCCGATTTATGTAAAACTTATTGAGATAAGAATGGCAAGATTATTAAAAATAGCGGAACTTGATAATTCTCTTACACCTCATAGTTTGCGACACACACACTTCTCTATTAGCAGAAGCCGGTGTTGGTCTGGAAGAAATAATGGAACGGCTAGGACATTCTTACGATGATACTACAAGAAAGGTTTATCTGCACGTTACAAAAGATATGAAAAAAGAGGCCGCCCAAAAGTTCGGTGAACTTATGGACAACCTCTAATTTTTTTTGCTTATTTCGGTAACAAAATGGTAACATTACGGTCTTTCATGGCTAAAAACCGTGTAGTTACTAGGTTCGTGGGAGCAGATTACATCATGCCGCCCATACCGCCCATACCGCCCATGCCACCCATACCGCCCATAGCAGCGGCAGCAGCAGCACCGTTATCTTTTTCTGGTTTATCTGCAACAAGTGTTTCCGTTGTCAAAACAAGGGATGCAATACTTGCTGCATTCTGCAGAGCAGAACGCGTCACTTTAGCTGGGTCAACAATACCAGCAGCAATCATATCAATGTATTCTTCAGTCAAGGCATTAAAGCCGATGCCTTTTCCTGCTTTCTTCACGTTTTCGACAACGACAGAACCTTCTAGGCCTGCATTATTAGCAATCTGACGAACAGGTTCTTCAATTGCACGTTTTACAATCTCTACGCCTGTTTTTTCATCGCCTGCTGCACTAATTGTATCAAGTACAGGCAAAATATCGATGAAAGTCGTACCGCCACCAGCAACAATGCCTTCTTCAACAGCTGCGCGTGTTGCATTTAAAGCATCTTCAATACGCAGTTTCTTTTCTTTCAGTTCAACTTCAGTAGCTGCACCGACTTGAATAACTGCTACGCCGCCGGACAATTTAGCCAAACGTTCTTGCAGTTTTTCTTTATCAAAATCAGAAGTGGATTCTTCAATGTGGCTTCTGATTTGTGCCGTACGAGCATCAATATCGCTCTTAGAGCCTGCACCATCAACAATCGTTGTTTCTTCTTTCGAAACACGAACTTGACGGGCATGACCCAAATCTTCCAGCGTAACGCTGTCCAGTTTGCGACCCAAATCTTCTGTAATCACAGCACCGCCTGTTAAGATGGCAATATCTTCAAGCATTGCTTTCCGACGATCACCAAAGCCAGGAGCTTTTACAGCAACAGCGCGGAAGGTACCACGAAGTTTATTAACAACAATCGTTGCCAGTGCTTCACCTTCAACGTCTTCAGCAATAACAAGTAATTCCTTACCTTGTTGAACAACTTTTTCAAGGATAGGCAGCAAATCAGCAATAGCACCAATTTTACGGTCTGTAATCAAAATATAAGGATCATTTAACACGGCTTCCATCTTATCTGTATCCGTTACCATGTAAGGGGAAATATAGCCGCGGTCAAACTGCATGCCTTCTACAACATCGAGGTCCGTTCCCATTGTCTTCGATTCTTCAACAGTAATAACACCATCGTTGCCGACTTTTTCCATTGCTTCAGCAATCAAATTGCCGATTTCTTCATCGCCGGCAGAAATAGAAGCTACCTGTGCAATAGCATCTT
The genomic region above belongs to Pelorhabdus rhamnosifermentans and contains:
- the groL gene encoding chaperonin GroEL (60 kDa chaperone family; promotes refolding of misfolded polypeptides especially under stressful conditions; forms two stacked rings of heptamers to form a barrel-shaped 14mer; ends can be capped by GroES; misfolded proteins enter the barrel where they are refolded when GroES binds); this encodes MAKQIVFDEEARRALERGVNALANAVKVTLGPKGRNVVLDKKFGAPTITNDGVTIARDIDLEDPFENMGAQLVKEVATKTNDVAGDGTTTATLLAQAMIHEGMRNVAAGANPMILKKGIKKAVDALVEDIKKSAKKVETKDAIAQVASISAGDEEIGNLIAEAMEKVGNDGVITVEESKTMGTDLDVVEGMQFDRGYISPYMVTDTDKMEAVLNDPYILITDRKIGAIADLLPILEKVVQQGKELLVIAEDVEGEALATIVVNKLRGTFRAVAVKAPGFGDRRKAMLEDIAILTGGAVITEDLGRKLDSVTLEDLGHARQVRVSKEETTIVDGAGSKSDIDARTAQIRSHIEESTSDFDKEKLQERLAKLSGGVAVIQVGAATEVELKEKKLRIEDALNATRAAVEEGIVAGGGTTFIDILPVLDTISAAGDEKTGVEIVKRAIEEPVRQIANNAGLEGSVVVENVKKAGKGIGFNALTEEYIDMIAAGIVDPAKVTRSALQNAASIASLVLTTETLVADKPEKDNGAAAAAAMGGMGGMGGMGGMGGMM